From the genome of Prionailurus bengalensis isolate Pbe53 chromosome D1, Fcat_Pben_1.1_paternal_pri, whole genome shotgun sequence:
GGGCAGGGGGCAAACCTGAGGCGACACCGGCGGCTGGGCCCCGCCCCCGCTTACCCGGCCCGGCCAGCCCCGAGAGACGGGCGTGCACTCGCTCCCGAGCGACCCTCGGGGTGCGGACTCCACCGCAGGAGCCCCGAGACGGGGAGGCGGCCCGGCCTTCCGGCCGCGTGCCCCGCGTAGGAAACGGGCTCCGGCGGCCCCCAGCGCCAGAAGGGGGCTGAGCGGAAGCTGGGGGGCCAGACGTACCCGCGCCGCGTCCTGCGCCACGCCCCCGACCCAAGCCACGCCCCAGGCCGTGCTCTCCAGTGCGCGCCTTCCCGGTTCTTTCTTCACCCTGCGCTCCAGCTCTTCCacctttccgcccctcccccccttacTCCCGCGCCGAGTGCCCCTCCCTCCCGACTCCACCCCGTCCTCCATTCCAGCTTCCAGGCCTCGCCAGGACGGACGTAGTGACCCCACCGTTCGGCCCTGTACGTTGTTGGTTTGAGCTCCGTGTGGTTAAAGCATTCGTACCACCCAAGAGTGAGCAATTCAGTGTAATAACATGAGCTGACAGAAAACCTActggtgccaggctctgttccaCGTAAGTTACCAGTATTGTGCCCTTTTAACAAATTGGAAGACTGAGGCCAAGGTGATTAAAAAG
Proteins encoded in this window:
- the LOC122483569 gene encoding uncharacterized protein LOC122483569 isoform X1; amino-acid sequence: MEDGVESGGRGTRRGSKGGRGGKVEELERRVKKEPGRRALESTAWGVAWVGGVAQDAARVRLAPQLPLSPLLALGAAGARFLRGARGRKAGPPPRLGAPAVESAPRGSLGSECTPVSRGWPGRFAGRDHPLNCHTRNLKYAGTREILVSHQALGHPLAIYSGCGGKEQRRALVSMDSLAWSVPQKHKSRIAVHNDNLWLDQSGTQDIEAQVCLATHLKVTHV
- the LOC122483569 gene encoding uncharacterized protein LOC122483569 isoform X2, producing MEDGVESGGRGTRRGSKGGRGGKVEELERRVKKEPGRRALESTAWGVAWVGGVAQDAARVRLAPQLPLSPLLALGAAGARFLRGARGRKAGPPPRLGAPAVESAPRGSLGSECTPVSRGWPGRFAGRDHPLNCHTRNLKYAGTREILVSHQALGHPLAIYSGCGGKEQRRALVSMDSLAWSVPQKHKSRIAVHNDNLWLDQSGTQLGGAGHLD